The Vigna unguiculata cultivar IT97K-499-35 chromosome 6, ASM411807v1, whole genome shotgun sequence genome contains a region encoding:
- the LOC114186829 gene encoding 3-hydroxyisobutyryl-CoA hydrolase-like protein 5 isoform X2, whose protein sequence is MAPNSAMPDEQVVVGEEIDHVRVVTLNRPKQLNAISPELVSLLATYLEKWEKDENAELVIIKGTGRAFCAGGDLRVFYDGRKTKDACLEVVYRYYWLCYHISTYKKTQVALVHGISMGGGAALMVPLKFSVVTEKTVFATPEASFGFHTDCGFSYYHSRLPGHLGEYLALTGGRLSGKEIVAAGLATHFVLSEKIGELEKRLISLNSGDENAIRSVLEEFSSEVILDEESILNKQSTINECFSKDSVEEIIKSLEVEANKEGNRWIGAVVKGMKRSSPTALKITLKSVREGRSQTLAQCLKKDFRLTMNILRTTISEDMYEGIRALTIDKDNSPKWEPPSLDKVEDEKLELIFQPFEQNLELHIPESEESRWDGKYENSAYAVPN, encoded by the exons ATGgcaccaaattctgcaatgcCAGATGAACAG GTTGTCGTTGGAGAGGAGATAGATCATGTAAGAGTGGTCACATTGAACAGGCCGAAACAGTTGAATGCCATCTCACCAGAACTG GTTTCTCTGCTAGCAACGTATTTGGAAAAGTGGGAGAAAGATGAAAATGCAGAGCTAGTTATCATAAAGGGAACTGGTCGTGCTTTTTGTGCTGGAGGGGATCTGAGAGTGTTCTATGATGGCAGAAAAACAA AGGATGCTTGTCTTGAAGTTGTCTACAGATATTACTGGCTATGCTACCACATTAGTACCTACAAGAAAACCCAG GTTGCTCTTGTTCATGGAATTTCAATGGGTGGAGGTGCAGCTTTGATGGTCCCTTTGAAGTTTTCAGTAGTAACAGAAAAGACT GTTTTTGCCACTCCTGAGGCAAGTTTTGGTTTTCATACTGATTGTGGCTTCTCATACTACCACTCTCGTTTACCAGGGCATTTGG GTGAATACTTGGCACTTACTGGAGGAAGGTTGAGTGGGAAGGAAATAGTTGCAGCTGGACTGGCAACTCATTTTGTTCTTTCTGAG AAAATTGGTGAGTTGGAGAAGCGCTTGATTAGCTTGAATTCTGGTGATGAGAATGCCATAAGATCAGTGCTTGAAGAATTTTCTTCAGAAGTTATTCTTGATGAAGAGAGTATCTTAAACAA GCAGTCAACAATTAATGAGTGCTTCTCAAAGGATTCTGTggaagaaattataaaatcattg GAAGTTGAAGCAAACAAAGAAGGAAATCGATGGATCGGTGCAGTTGTGAAAGGAATGAAAAGATCATCACCAACTGCAttgaaaataacattaaaatcg GTTCGTGAAGGGAGGAGTCAAACACTAGCTCAATGCTTAAAAAAGGATTTCAGATTAACAATGAACATACTTCGAACTACAATATCTGAGGATATGTATGAG GGTATTAGAGCTCTTACCATTGACAAGGATAATTCTCCTAAG TGGGAACCTCCATCGCTTGACAAAGTAGAAGATGAAAAGTTGGAGTTGATCTTTCAGCCATTTGAGCAGAATTTGGAGTTGCATATTCCAGAAAGTGAGGAAAGCAG GTGGGATGGTAAATACGAGAATTCAGCTTATGCTGTTCCAAATTGA
- the LOC114186829 gene encoding 3-hydroxyisobutyryl-CoA hydrolase-like protein 5 isoform X1, with protein sequence MAPNSAMPDEQVSPESCLQSLLLMDQFHSLLACSSFLVVVVGFDVKVVVGEEIDHVRVVTLNRPKQLNAISPELVSLLATYLEKWEKDENAELVIIKGTGRAFCAGGDLRVFYDGRKTKDACLEVVYRYYWLCYHISTYKKTQVALVHGISMGGGAALMVPLKFSVVTEKTVFATPEASFGFHTDCGFSYYHSRLPGHLGEYLALTGGRLSGKEIVAAGLATHFVLSEKIGELEKRLISLNSGDENAIRSVLEEFSSEVILDEESILNKQSTINECFSKDSVEEIIKSLEVEANKEGNRWIGAVVKGMKRSSPTALKITLKSVREGRSQTLAQCLKKDFRLTMNILRTTISEDMYEGIRALTIDKDNSPKWEPPSLDKVEDEKLELIFQPFEQNLELHIPESEESRWDGKYENSAYAVPN encoded by the exons ATGgcaccaaattctgcaatgcCAGATGAACAGGTAAGCCCAGAATCATGCCTCCAATCTTTGCTTTTGATGGATCAGTTTCATTCTCTTCTGGCATGCTCGTCCTTTCTTG ttgttgttgttggttttGATGTTAAGGTTGTCGTTGGAGAGGAGATAGATCATGTAAGAGTGGTCACATTGAACAGGCCGAAACAGTTGAATGCCATCTCACCAGAACTG GTTTCTCTGCTAGCAACGTATTTGGAAAAGTGGGAGAAAGATGAAAATGCAGAGCTAGTTATCATAAAGGGAACTGGTCGTGCTTTTTGTGCTGGAGGGGATCTGAGAGTGTTCTATGATGGCAGAAAAACAA AGGATGCTTGTCTTGAAGTTGTCTACAGATATTACTGGCTATGCTACCACATTAGTACCTACAAGAAAACCCAG GTTGCTCTTGTTCATGGAATTTCAATGGGTGGAGGTGCAGCTTTGATGGTCCCTTTGAAGTTTTCAGTAGTAACAGAAAAGACT GTTTTTGCCACTCCTGAGGCAAGTTTTGGTTTTCATACTGATTGTGGCTTCTCATACTACCACTCTCGTTTACCAGGGCATTTGG GTGAATACTTGGCACTTACTGGAGGAAGGTTGAGTGGGAAGGAAATAGTTGCAGCTGGACTGGCAACTCATTTTGTTCTTTCTGAG AAAATTGGTGAGTTGGAGAAGCGCTTGATTAGCTTGAATTCTGGTGATGAGAATGCCATAAGATCAGTGCTTGAAGAATTTTCTTCAGAAGTTATTCTTGATGAAGAGAGTATCTTAAACAA GCAGTCAACAATTAATGAGTGCTTCTCAAAGGATTCTGTggaagaaattataaaatcattg GAAGTTGAAGCAAACAAAGAAGGAAATCGATGGATCGGTGCAGTTGTGAAAGGAATGAAAAGATCATCACCAACTGCAttgaaaataacattaaaatcg GTTCGTGAAGGGAGGAGTCAAACACTAGCTCAATGCTTAAAAAAGGATTTCAGATTAACAATGAACATACTTCGAACTACAATATCTGAGGATATGTATGAG GGTATTAGAGCTCTTACCATTGACAAGGATAATTCTCCTAAG TGGGAACCTCCATCGCTTGACAAAGTAGAAGATGAAAAGTTGGAGTTGATCTTTCAGCCATTTGAGCAGAATTTGGAGTTGCATATTCCAGAAAGTGAGGAAAGCAG GTGGGATGGTAAATACGAGAATTCAGCTTATGCTGTTCCAAATTGA